A stretch of Deltaproteobacteria bacterium DNA encodes these proteins:
- a CDS encoding mechanosensitive ion channel family protein yields the protein MRPATRLVLTLALLGASLGAPYAALAQGATSPPVNPGLGPRPAELDASTPRAALGSFQRLTQAGDFARAAHLLDLRGVPAPQQATEGPRLARRLALLLHRVRGWNAGQLGVQAGGRADPGSRADDALVVQRRVNEHRVEIRLARVPLPGQAALWLFSAPTLAEVDGLYEAVGYGWAGDRLPPTFFTLELWSVQLWQWIGLLLAFFAALLLGWLIGTIAEKLLVRIVRLTRWTWDDLVPGAIRDPLRLASFALGFVIATGLLSLADTPQAVVLRLGKVLAIVAVGWLMVRALDVATEVLHRFFLERSDATGGAMVPVARRVVKPLLVVLVAAMALQNAGLNVAGLLAGLGIGGLALAMASKTTVENMLAGILIAVDRPFKVNDFIKAGEVSGTVEEIGLRSTRVRTLERTLVTVPNAQMSDARVENFTARDRIRLYLTLNLEYETTGDQLRLIIDELKRTLTAHPDVFQDMIRVRLLGYASSSVDVEVFCYVLTTEVYRFTAIKEELLFSFGQTVRQAGAAMAFPAQRVYETKVAPSEAGHGAEASRVVAERRQANTLCLPEVPEAVRDELRRPLRERDETETGGQGI from the coding sequence ATGCGACCCGCCACGCGCCTCGTTCTGACCCTCGCCCTCCTCGGGGCCTCCCTCGGGGCCCCGTACGCCGCTCTCGCGCAGGGCGCAACCTCGCCGCCGGTCAACCCGGGCCTCGGCCCAAGGCCCGCCGAGCTGGACGCGAGCACCCCCCGCGCCGCCCTCGGCAGCTTCCAGCGCCTGACCCAGGCGGGAGACTTCGCCCGCGCCGCGCACCTGCTCGATCTGCGCGGCGTCCCTGCGCCGCAGCAAGCCACCGAGGGACCACGGCTCGCCCGACGGCTGGCGCTGCTCCTGCACCGCGTGCGCGGCTGGAACGCGGGTCAGCTCGGCGTTCAGGCCGGCGGACGCGCCGACCCCGGCTCCCGCGCCGACGACGCGCTCGTCGTGCAGCGTCGCGTGAACGAGCACCGCGTGGAGATCCGCCTGGCTCGCGTGCCCCTGCCGGGGCAGGCCGCGCTCTGGCTCTTCAGCGCACCCACCCTCGCCGAGGTGGACGGCCTCTACGAAGCCGTAGGCTACGGGTGGGCCGGCGACCGCCTGCCACCCACCTTCTTCACGCTCGAGCTCTGGAGCGTCCAGCTCTGGCAGTGGATCGGCCTGCTCCTCGCGTTCTTCGCCGCGCTCCTCCTCGGCTGGCTCATCGGCACCATCGCCGAGAAGCTCCTCGTCCGCATCGTCCGACTCACGCGCTGGACCTGGGACGACCTCGTCCCCGGCGCGATCCGCGACCCGCTGCGCCTCGCCAGCTTCGCCCTGGGATTCGTCATCGCGACGGGGCTCCTCTCGCTCGCGGACACACCGCAGGCCGTCGTGCTACGCCTCGGCAAGGTGCTCGCGATCGTCGCCGTGGGCTGGCTCATGGTGCGCGCCCTCGACGTGGCCACCGAGGTCCTCCACCGCTTCTTCCTCGAGCGGAGCGACGCCACCGGGGGCGCGATGGTCCCCGTCGCGCGCCGCGTGGTGAAGCCCCTGCTCGTGGTGCTCGTGGCCGCGATGGCGCTCCAGAACGCCGGGCTCAACGTCGCGGGGCTCCTCGCCGGCCTCGGGATCGGAGGCCTCGCGCTGGCCATGGCCAGCAAGACCACCGTCGAGAACATGCTGGCGGGGATCCTGATCGCGGTGGACCGCCCCTTCAAGGTGAACGACTTCATCAAGGCCGGCGAGGTGAGCGGCACCGTCGAGGAGATCGGCCTGCGCTCGACGCGCGTGCGCACCCTCGAGCGAACGCTGGTGACCGTCCCGAACGCGCAGATGTCCGACGCTCGAGTGGAGAACTTCACCGCCCGCGACCGCATCCGGCTCTACCTCACGCTGAACCTGGAATACGAGACGACCGGCGACCAGCTCCGGCTGATCATCGACGAGCTCAAGCGCACCCTCACCGCCCACCCCGACGTCTTCCAGGACATGATCCGCGTACGGCTCCTCGGCTACGCGAGCTCCTCGGTGGATGTGGAGGTCTTCTGCTACGTCCTCACCACCGAGGTCTACCGCTTCACCGCCATCAAGGAAGAGCTCCTCTTCTCCTTCGGGCAGACGGTGCGGCAGGCGGGCGCGGCCATGGCCTTCCCCGCGCAGCGTGTCTACGAGACGAAGGTGGCCCCGTCGGAGGCCGGCCACGGAGCCGAGGCCAGCCGCGTCGTCGCCGAGCGCCGGCAGGCGAACACGCTCTGCCTGCCCGAGGTTCCGGAGGCCGTGCGCGACGAATTGCGCCGCCCCCTGCGCGAACGCGACGAGACCGAGACCGGAGGCCAGGGGATCTGA
- a CDS encoding class I SAM-dependent methyltransferase gives MTFKDHFSGHAGAYAAARPRYPAELFAELAARVASHALAWDVGTGNGQAAVGLAAHFDRVWATDASAEQLARAEPHARVTYRVAPAEASGLADAQVDLVTVAQALHWFELDAFYAEVRRVLRPSGCLAAWCYARCQVEGALGAALDAFYDEVVGPYWPPERRHVEAGYRTLPFPFAEEETPELALSVRWRLQELLAYVETWSALQRYRAARGEDPLLALAATLAPLWGEAEQPRAIVFPIFVRLGRRG, from the coding sequence GTGACCTTCAAGGACCACTTCTCGGGGCACGCGGGGGCCTACGCCGCCGCGCGTCCGCGCTACCCGGCGGAGCTCTTCGCGGAGCTCGCCGCGCGCGTCGCGTCGCACGCGCTGGCCTGGGACGTGGGGACCGGGAACGGACAGGCGGCCGTGGGCCTCGCGGCGCACTTCGATCGCGTCTGGGCCACCGACGCGAGCGCCGAGCAGCTCGCGCGTGCCGAGCCGCACGCGAGGGTCACCTACCGTGTCGCGCCGGCCGAGGCGAGCGGGCTCGCCGACGCGCAGGTGGACCTCGTCACGGTGGCGCAGGCGCTGCACTGGTTCGAGCTCGACGCCTTCTACGCCGAGGTGCGCCGCGTGCTGCGGCCGTCGGGATGCCTCGCGGCGTGGTGCTACGCCCGCTGCCAGGTGGAGGGGGCGCTCGGCGCCGCGCTCGACGCGTTCTACGACGAGGTCGTGGGGCCGTACTGGCCGCCCGAGCGCCGTCACGTCGAGGCGGGCTACCGCACGCTCCCCTTCCCGTTCGCGGAGGAGGAGACCCCCGAGCTCGCGCTCTCGGTGCGCTGGCGCCTGCAGGAGCTGCTCGCCTACGTGGAAACGTGGTCGGCGCTGCAGCGCTACCGCGCGGCCCGGGGAGAGGATCCCTTGCTCGCGCTCGCCGCCACGCTCGCTCCGCTCTGGGGGGAGGCCGAGCAGCCGCGCGCGATCGTCTTCCCGATCTTCGTGCGCCTCGGTCGCCGAGGGTGA
- a CDS encoding 3-isopropylmalate dehydratase large subunit, translating to MLEPSVAADPPRTLYEKLWQQHLVVREGDDPAILYVDLHLLNDVTSQAAFTGLRTRGVGVRRPARTLASMDHLVLTATDAPPTDELAARQLDQLARDCRDFGVALHAPGSGKQGVLAVLAPELGLIHPGMSVASGEAQIVACGAFGALPLPLLGSEVELVLATQCLVQRAAASARITISGSLGPCVTPKDLGLFLAAELGVGALEGQVVEYAGPTVRGLDMEGRMTLCNLSLASGARAALIAPDETTLAYLVGRCHAPKDRQWERLQRLIATLRSDEGAFFRNDLSVDVSAVPPMLSYGIEPSQSLPVTGRIPHPETLADEDARQRLVRALGYMGLEAGQALQGIAVDVVYLGSCSNGRLSDLRLAAQALSGRRVDPRVRLVVAPGAEPVAAQAEAEGLDRIFRAAGAEWRRPGCGLCMAAAHEAIPDGQVCLATTAGNYQGRQGPGARTLLASPLTAIATAVTGAVVDPRQVLSC from the coding sequence ATGCTCGAGCCATCGGTCGCCGCCGACCCGCCCAGGACACTCTACGAGAAGCTGTGGCAGCAGCACCTCGTCGTCCGCGAGGGTGACGACCCGGCCATCCTCTACGTCGACCTGCACCTCCTGAACGACGTCACCTCCCAGGCTGCCTTCACCGGCCTGCGCACGCGCGGCGTGGGGGTCCGCCGGCCGGCACGCACACTCGCCAGCATGGATCACCTGGTGCTGACCGCCACCGATGCTCCCCCCACCGACGAGCTCGCCGCACGCCAGCTCGACCAGCTCGCGCGCGACTGCCGCGACTTCGGCGTGGCCCTCCACGCCCCCGGCAGCGGGAAGCAAGGGGTCCTCGCGGTACTGGCCCCGGAGCTCGGGCTCATCCACCCGGGCATGTCCGTCGCGTCGGGCGAGGCCCAGATCGTCGCGTGCGGGGCCTTCGGCGCGCTCCCCCTCCCGCTCCTCGGCTCCGAGGTGGAGCTCGTCCTCGCCACGCAGTGCCTCGTGCAGAGGGCCGCCGCCAGCGCGCGGATCACCATCTCGGGCAGCCTCGGCCCCTGCGTCACCCCCAAGGACCTCGGCCTCTTTCTCGCGGCCGAGCTGGGGGTGGGCGCTCTGGAGGGACAGGTGGTGGAGTACGCCGGTCCCACCGTCCGCGGCCTGGACATGGAGGGGCGCATGACCCTCTGCAACCTGAGCCTCGCCTCCGGGGCGCGCGCCGCCCTGATCGCCCCCGACGAGACGACGCTGGCCTACCTCGTGGGACGCTGCCACGCGCCGAAGGATCGCCAGTGGGAGCGCCTCCAGCGCCTGATCGCCACCCTGCGCAGCGACGAAGGAGCTTTCTTCCGGAACGACCTCAGCGTCGACGTCTCGGCCGTCCCGCCCATGCTGAGCTACGGCATCGAGCCGAGTCAGAGTCTGCCCGTTACGGGCCGCATCCCGCACCCCGAGACGCTCGCCGACGAGGACGCGCGCCAGCGGCTGGTTCGCGCGCTCGGCTACATGGGGCTCGAAGCGGGGCAGGCGCTGCAAGGGATCGCCGTGGACGTGGTCTACCTCGGGAGCTGCAGCAACGGACGCCTCTCCGACCTCCGGCTCGCGGCCCAGGCTCTCTCCGGACGGCGGGTCGACCCGCGAGTCCGCCTCGTCGTCGCGCCGGGCGCCGAACCCGTCGCCGCGCAGGCCGAGGCCGAGGGTCTCGACCGCATTTTTCGCGCCGCGGGTGCCGAGTGGCGACGGCCCGGCTGCGGTCTCTGCATGGCGGCGGCCCACGAGGCGATCCCCGACGGGCAGGTCTGCCTCGCCACCACGGCCGGGAACTACCAGGGACGGCAAGGCCCGGGAGCCCGCACGCTGCTCGCCTCTCCGCTCACCGCCATCGCCACGGCGGTGACCGGAGCGGTCGTGGACCCGCGCCAGGTGCTCTCGTGCTGA
- a CDS encoding 3-isopropylmalate dehydratase small subunit, with translation MLIVERFTSRVIALPRNDVTTDELLPPRFLTCPDKAGLGQHLFAELRLLPDGTPDPSFPLNQARPGKKPRVLMAGSRFGCGTPRDQAAGALVGAGFRAVVARSFAEAFAISALKSSLIPIALSAPDHAALVQELAAHPDLWLAIDLPAQAVQWPGGRPLRFAIDHYAKMCLISGNDDLAFVLKHARAVHEFEARRQEDFHE, from the coding sequence GTGCTGATCGTCGAACGCTTCACCTCGCGCGTGATCGCACTGCCGCGCAACGACGTCACCACCGACGAGCTCCTGCCGCCGCGCTTCCTCACCTGCCCGGACAAGGCCGGCCTCGGCCAGCACCTCTTCGCCGAGCTGCGCCTGCTGCCCGACGGCACCCCCGACCCCTCGTTTCCGCTCAACCAGGCGCGCCCGGGGAAGAAGCCGCGCGTCCTCATGGCGGGAAGCCGCTTCGGCTGCGGCACCCCCCGCGACCAGGCCGCCGGCGCGCTCGTGGGTGCCGGCTTCCGGGCCGTCGTCGCGCGCTCCTTCGCGGAGGCCTTCGCCATCTCGGCGCTCAAGAGCAGCCTCATCCCCATCGCGCTCTCGGCGCCGGACCACGCGGCCCTCGTGCAGGAGCTCGCGGCGCACCCGGACCTCTGGCTGGCCATCGACCTGCCGGCGCAGGCCGTCCAGTGGCCCGGTGGCCGGCCCCTGCGCTTCGCGATCGATCACTACGCCAAGATGTGCCTCATCTCGGGCAACGACGATTTGGCCTTCGTGCTGAAGCACGCCCGCGCCGTGCACGAGTTCGAGGCCCGACGACAGGAGGATTTCCATGAGTGA
- a CDS encoding enoyl-CoA hydratase/isomerase family protein: MSELVTAHLEEGLGIVTLRRAEKRNAINDVVLEQLRGGLLRLEADPAARVILLRAEGPCFSGGIDFGWLAGAAQPGADAEGVRLRQLVRSIQGTLGLLETIEKPSIALIHGYCAGLGLELVLPCDFRIATEDALLGVPEIYLGLVPDCGGTTRLVRLVGAARAKQLILLGDTVTAAEAERMNLVHEVVAPADLEAAGRRLAARLLARPAAALGLAKRLIDVGQDLDRGTHQALEGLVQSVLVTSPNLPGHLAQGMAALRRPVKGAE; this comes from the coding sequence ATGAGTGAGCTCGTCACCGCCCACCTCGAGGAGGGGCTCGGCATCGTCACGCTCCGTCGCGCCGAGAAGCGCAACGCCATCAACGACGTCGTCCTCGAGCAGCTCCGCGGCGGCTTGCTGCGCCTCGAGGCCGACCCGGCGGCGCGCGTGATCCTGCTGCGCGCCGAGGGACCGTGTTTCTCGGGGGGCATCGACTTCGGCTGGCTCGCGGGCGCGGCCCAGCCGGGAGCCGACGCGGAGGGAGTCCGCCTGCGTCAGCTCGTGCGCTCGATCCAGGGCACGCTGGGCCTGCTCGAGACGATCGAGAAGCCCTCCATCGCGCTCATCCATGGTTATTGCGCGGGGCTCGGTCTCGAGCTGGTCCTGCCCTGCGACTTCCGCATCGCCACCGAGGACGCGCTCCTCGGGGTCCCCGAGATCTACCTCGGTCTCGTCCCCGATTGCGGCGGCACGACGCGCCTCGTCCGGCTCGTGGGTGCGGCCCGCGCGAAGCAGCTCATCCTCCTCGGGGACACGGTGACCGCCGCCGAGGCCGAGCGCATGAACCTCGTCCACGAGGTCGTCGCGCCGGCCGACCTCGAGGCCGCGGGGCGCCGGCTCGCAGCACGCCTGCTGGCCCGGCCGGCCGCAGCGCTCGGGCTCGCGAAGCGCTTGATCGACGTGGGACAGGACCTGGACCGCGGCACGCACCAGGCGCTCGAAGGGCTCGTGCAGAGCGTGCTCGTGACCTCGCCGAATCTGCCCGGACACCTCGCACAGGGGATGGCCGCGCTGCGCCGACCGGTCAAAGGGGCGGAGTGA